Sequence from the Deltaproteobacteria bacterium genome:
TTTTCCGGTACGCGAGCCGCTACTCTTGCTCTGGTTGCTTTGGGAGGGAATGCGCGTGATGCGGCTGATTTTGATAGTTGCATTCGTTCTTTTCAGCAGACTTATGAAAAGGCCGGGGCAGAAACTTATTTTAGGGTTCTGGCCCTTCAAGAAGTCGGAACGTGTTATCGCGCTAAGGCAGATTATAAAAAAGCGGCTGAATTTTTTGACCGCGCGGCGAAAGAACCGGGGAATAAAGCCTCTCTGGCGAGCCGCTTCGAAGCCATCCGTTGCCATCAACTAGATAAAGACCCACAGACAGATTCACTTTATCAAGCCTTACTTGCCGAAAAAAATCTCGATCCGGAACTTCAGGAAGCCATTGAGGAACAATTGTTATGGTTGAAATTACAAAAAGGTTCTTAAGTGCACCTCTAAAACCCCCGTATTTGTCATTCCTGCGAACCCCGTGTCGTGGCACAGGGCAGGCGCCGGAATCCAGCAATTTCAAAAAGTTCTGGATCCCGACTTTCGTCGGGATGACATTTTTATTTGTAACTGTGGTTCATGCCAAGGCCGAGGTTCATGTCAAACCCAAAGCGAAAGCCAAAGTCGCGACTCACTCTAAAGTCGACACTTCTTTTGTCCATCGTAAATGGGTCGTGAAGTTGAAACAAAATTCATGGTTGAACCATCGCCCTTTTCAATTCGCAACTCCCGTTGTGGAAGGTGACACTCTTTATGTCGGTGTGGAGCGCGGATTTTTTTACGCGGTCAGCATCAGCCGTGGCAAAAAGATTTGGACCTATCAAGCACAAGGGGGAATTGAAGCACAGGCAACCATCCACGATCAAACTGTCTTCGTTCCCGACACGAAGGGAAATGTTTATGCACTCGATAAGGTAAGAGGAAAAGTGTTGTGGGTTGCAAATCTTGACGGGGAAATTATGTCGGCGCCTCTTTATTATGACAACAAACTTTATGTTGTCACTTTGAGTAAAGAGTTGGCCATTTTGGATGCGGATAAAGGCACTGTTTTATGGCAAATCCGTCAACGCACCAAAGATCTCGGTTTTACCGTTCGCAAATCGGCTAATCCTGTTTATGTCGGCGGAAATATTTTGGTCGGTTATTCCGATGGAACCCTCGTGGCACATGACCCAAAAGATGGACGAGTGAAATGGGGCAAAC
This genomic interval carries:
- a CDS encoding PQQ-binding-like beta-propeller repeat protein; the protein is MTFLFVTVVHAKAEVHVKPKAKAKVATHSKVDTSFVHRKWVVKLKQNSWLNHRPFQFATPVVEGDTLYVGVERGFFYAVSISRGKKIWTYQAQGGIEAQATIHDQTVFVPDTKGNVYALDKVRGKVLWVANLDGEIMSAPLYYDNKLYVVTLSKELAILDADKGTVLWQIRQRTKDLGFTVRKSANPVYVGGNILVGYSDGTLVAHDPKDGRVKWGKQLGDRSKEFHDVDATLLVAGQVAYVTSADNHLFALNPNNGETFWVAPMGNVNNALLYKETLYVTANGIVYSLKPDSGEIVWEQNLNVAEISSPAVYGDWLTVVATKGKTYFLDRNKGDILHSWFVKGGSYSDPILVENRVFLLSNASRLYSFEFNLTPP